GAAAAGATCGGAAAAGACGGCCTCCTCGATCTCAAAAACGGTGTTGCTTCCTTTCCGCTGGTGACGGCGATGGAGAAGTTTCCAAAAGCCAGGGAGATGTTTGAAAACCGTGACTGGAACGGATTGATGTCGTTCATGAAAGAAAAGGAGATTCTGAAAGAGTGTGAAGAAAATCTGAGATCCCTTGTGAAGAAAGTGATGAAGGAAAATCCCTGGTTGAAGGACTTTGTGGAGGGAATCTTCAGTGTCAAAATCTTTTCATGAGGAGGTGTGGGTATGTTCGTTGATTACCTGACCGTGTTCATGGCAGACGTGGTTGCCGGGCTCGGTGTTCTCATCGCGTTTGTTCTCAAGGGTTTGAACGATTCCGAGAAGGCGAAACCCTTTGCTCCGGCTTTTGCAGCGGTTGGTCTTCTGGCGATCGCTACAGGGCTTCACATGGTTCTGACTTGGCCACTTCCCGGAAGTCACAACATTGCCTTCGGTGAACCGTTCCTTCTGTACGGATTTGTCTTTCTGGCGGCAGCCATAGCCGTTGCAAAGGGATGGGACCTCATGCCCACGACGATCTTTGCTTTGTTTGCGGGAATATACGCTATCATAGTCGGTGGCTCCATAATAGGATACGGAATGACAAGACATCCTGCCACCTCTGGACTCGGATTCATCGCGGCAGGTCTTGTCGGTGTTCTGAGTCCTGTAGTCTGGAAACTCAGGGAAAACAAAGTTATAAGATTCCTTGGTATCGTTCTTCTTGCTCTGACGCTTCTTCTGTGGTTCATCACCATGTACGG
This DNA window, taken from Thermotoga sp. SG1, encodes the following:
- a CDS encoding DUF981 family protein, with product MFVDYLTVFMADVVAGLGVLIAFVLKGLNDSEKAKPFAPAFAAVGLLAIATGLHMVLTWPLPGSHNIAFGEPFLLYGFVFLAAAIAVAKGWDLMPTTIFALFAGIYAIIVGGSIIGYGMTRHPATSGLGFIAAGLVGVLSPVVWKLRENKVIRFLGIVLLALTLLLWFITMYGSLTGHINPQGSFGKWTPIPMR